Proteins encoded together in one Plasmodium brasilianum strain Bolivian I chromosome 4, whole genome shotgun sequence window:
- a CDS encoding GAF domain-related protein — MNERILKNIWRCESSCLLSKKNLNLNLFTSLKISYCTNLLHERKSSIVCISSVSGVRRVGSTKPHNIVHMNNEKSKCPKESCKVGNYDLKIGTTYETCCLKGKFCSFHFDKDTHVLHAEKNTTSNSSNNNSTSCNSTSCNSTSCNSTSCNSTSCNSTSCNSTSCNSTSCNSTSDNNNFSTSFNRRRVSYYSTFTNDDGAGERLKDGERDFQKEKKNVGYGSIISGSVFNGSLNEGSYEMEGKNNPGETIKREEGTQVGMSEKEKEDIMYLYNNSNKEKSNNERDTTSRRESNEGIISREETINNERVYNESENLNDGNGEQQKRDDNDRSNEEGDGIKDEMKRKNGELKGKDDELKGKDDELKGKDDELKGKDDELEGKDDELKGKNIEIKKVLNIIFCSSIPMIGFGFVDQFIMIRLGDMFDASIGVSFGISTLCAASIGQLCSDTFGIFFGCFINYLLQKYKVIQPTKFDIKNKVYQYYTLIGSVLGILLGCSLGMLQLIFIDTTKSERMKKKKELDFIFQMVMCDCSNILNCETSTLFLYDKAKNELWSKAIHGRKNIIKISANSNEKSFNLWVLRNKEIINCKDVLNNELYNPAHDEKFNFKTRTILAAPILDRNNEVVGVLMFLNKLRSHGGYFTTNDEKLAEMMSKHISIFMEKFNYISEGDKKMIIFDKEKGNSQEGEGEEEEEEEEEEEEDEATERDETDEEDKVDVAMEGEKSNRGKKKSERRNTKFNMLVEKSVDDVVESVANDTAKNGIVSDEEYVKRKRLENKKKEVKKRKRDKDKISHYSISQINEDDDDDKIFDEGNENDNGKQFDEEDDVYDDEDYDDDDDEEEEEEERQEQEREKKQEHDHDHHQREHEDEGKTIYESEKKNEKKFAENGDSEYILRQPREEEMKRSKEIGKLDAGKRGSSDGTTYGEANWTIRGKEKILNKSVQEENIEHKAVEEQKQAGKNDEEMSNYMLVENYFNDSSYYNDNKSSECNEKSNSFGVSNKYMNWGNFINNKKGTITPKDIVESNGVAKFNGVIKSNGVLNSNGVLNSSGVLNSSGIVQSDGENKGDNVPILNINSNLSDDLLKEVKCLESDYESKKEAFVLKNTPRNAGSISAASSNRNGIANRSKDNEHLMEQDRYMHLSHTSRHMGRSNSTANIYREEEKHGPSKFSNVKIYDINKYNECFNSYLVSIIQNIDEFFINVKKRSYVFYLKNYEEKINLSKKWKICSGLGSIFNGRNSFESNVWNQNNVHERGCVETYRRTDDGCGMDGVNIEVGGIDDNYMNVVRGSKENNNVNEREGKNEKKDEQNYNYNLNVFLNEGVQSVHINCALGIINRINKEVIKIYLKNLEHVEKLLFKKKIIMLDNVIKVHNISPFNEKTFSYINFGRVFNYVSSQKKMDIRNFKMVKNIYKYNVYKIFSNHYKYFIIKKKKKLKKFCYTIKYFDIYKLCHFWFTIYCQNELKKLFYKNLNFIVNLHNSRIIDFKLINNYILNKIYENAAVSFITPSTCCNIRTIDFFFRDDLYLCNKTTMNHIIYKYFIFYYCKKKLKKKRFNYYNYNYQDLYIAQNFFGQNTHTKKVPKILQDDLGKKSEIITVDR; from the exons atgaatgaaagaatattaaagaatatttGGAGATGTGAATCATCATGTCtattaagcaaaaaaaatttgaacttgaatttatttacctctttaaaaatatcatattgTACTAATTTACTACACGAAAGAAAAAGTAGCATTGTATGTATTAGCAGTGTTAGTGGTGTGAGAAGAGTCGGGAGCACAAAGCCGCACAACATAGTACACATGAACAATGAAAAGAGCAAATGCCCAAAAGAAAGTTGTAAAGTTGGAAATTACGACTTGAAAATCGGCACTACTTACGAAACATGCTGTCTTAAGGGGAAGTTCTGttcatttcattttgatAAAGATACTCATGTTTTACACGCAGAGAAGAATACTACCAGTAATAGTAGCAATAACAATAGTACCAGTTGCAATAGTACCAGTTGCAATAGTACCAGTTGTAATAGTACCAGTTGCAATAGTACCAGTTGTAATAGTACCAGTTGTAACAGTACCAGTTGTAATAGTACCAGTTGTAATAGTACcagtgataataataattttagtacCTCGTTTAACAGACGGCGCGTGAGTTATTACTCAACATTTACAAATGACGATGGTGCAGGGGAAAGATTAAAGGATGGGGAGCGAGATTtccaaaaagaaaaaaagaatgttgGTTATGGTAGCATAATTAGTGGTAGCGTATTTAATGGTAGTTTAAATGAGGGTAGTTATGAAAtggaaggaaaaaataatccAGGGGAAACTATTAAAAGAGAGGAAGGTACACAAGTTGGTATGtctgaaaaagaaaaggaagacATAATGTATCTTTACAACAATtcaaataaggaaaaatcgAATAACGAACGAGACA CTACCAGTCGTAGAGAAAGTAACGAAGGAATAATATCCAGGGAAGAaactataaataatgaacGTGTATACAATGAATCGGAAAATTTGAATGACGGAAATGGGGAACAACAAAAGAGGGATGATAACGACAGGAGCAATGAAGAGGGAGATGGAATAAAGGATGAGATGAAGAGAAAGAATGGAGAGTTGAAGGGAAAAGATGACGAGTTGAAGGGAAAAGATGACGAGTTGAAGGGAAAAGATGACGAGTTGAAGGGAAAAGATGACGAGTTGGAGGGAAAAGATGACGAGTTGAAGGGAAAGAATATCGAGATAAAAAAAGTgctaaatattatattttgttcatcTATTCCTATGATAGGATTTGGTTTTGTAGATCAGTTTATTATGATTCGTTTAGGTGATATGTTTGATGCATCCATTGGTGTATCATTTGGTATTTCTACTCTGTGTGCAGCATCTATAGGTCAACTTTGCAGTGATACGTTtggaatattttttggttgttttataaattatttacttcAGAAATATAAGGTTATACAGCCTACAAaatttgatataaaaaataaagtatatcAATATTATACGTTAATAGGGTCAGTTTTAGGAATATTACTTGGTTGCTCACTTGGTATGTTACaacttatatttattgataCTACTAAAAGTGAAcggatgaaaaaaaagaaagagctcgatttcatttttcaaatgGTTATGTGTGATTgttctaatatattaaattgtgAAACGtctactttatttttatatgataaagcaaaaaatgaattatggAGTAAAGCTATTCATGGtaggaaaaatattataaaaatttcagCTAATAGTAATGAGAAAAGTTTCAATCTATGGGTTCTccgaaataaagaaattattaattgtAAGGATGTActaaataatgaattatacAATCCTGCACatgatgaaaaatttaattttaaaacaagaACAATTTTAGCTGCACCTATTTTAGACAGAAACAATGAAGTAGTTGGTGTACttatgtttttaaataaattaaggtCTCATGGTGGTTATTTTACTACAAATGATGAGAAATTAGCTGAAATGATGAGTAAACATATTTCCATCTTTATGGAAAAGTTTAATTATATCAGTGAGGgggataaaaaaatgattatttttgataaagAGAAGGGTAATTCGCAAGAGGGGGAGGGagaagaggaagaggaagaggaggaggaggaggaggaAGATGAAGCAACAGAAAGAGACGAAACAGACGAAGAAGACAAAGTAGACGTAGCAATGGAAGGAGAGAAATCAAACAGGGGAAAGAAGAAATCTGAACGACGTAATACTAAATTTAACATGCTAGTGGAAAAAAGTGTAGACGATGTAGTAGAAAGTGTAGCAAACGACACAGCAAAAAATGGAATAGTAAGTGATGAGGAATatgtgaaaagaaaaagattagaaaacaaaaaaaaagaggtaaaaaaaagaaaaagggaCAAAGATAAAATAAGCCATTATAGTATTTCACAAATAAACGaggatgatgatgatgataagATTTTCGACGaaggaaatgaaaatgataacGGTAAACAGTTTGATGAGGAAGACGATGTATATGATGATGAAGATTACGACGACGATGACGATgaggaggaggaggaggaggagAGGCAAGAACAGGAGCGGGAGAAGAAACAGGAACATGACCATGATCATCATCAGCGGGAGCACGAAGATGAGGGAAAAACGATATACGAAAGTGagaaaaaaaacgaaaagaaATTTGCGGAAAATGGGGATAGCGAGTACATATTAAGGCAACCAAGGGAAGAGGAAATGAAGAGAAGCAAAGAAATTGGAAAATTAGATGCGGGAAAACGTGGCTCATCAGATGGGACGACATATGGGGAAGCAAATTGGACAATACGtgggaaagaaaaaatactgAACAAGTCAGTCCAAGAAGAAAACATTGAACATAAAGCAGTCGAAGAGCAAAAACAGGCAGGAAAAAATGATGAGGAAATGTCTAATTACATGTTAGTGGAAAATTACTTCAATGATAGCAGTTATTATAATGATAACAAATCGAGCGAATGTAACGAGAAAAGCAATTCCTTTGGTGTCAGTAACAAATACATGAATTGGGGaaatttcataaataacaaaaaggGAACAATCACGCCAAAGGATATAGTAGAGTCTAACGGAGTAGCAAAGTTTAACGGAGTAATCAAGTCTAATGGCGTACTAAATTCTAATGGAGTATTAAATTCTAGTGGAGTATTAAATTCTAGTGGTATAGTTCAGTCTGATGGGGAAAACAAGGGAGACAACGTACCCATCCTGAATATCAATAGTAATCTAAGTGATGATTTGTTGAAAGAGGTGAAATGTTTAGAATCAGACTACGAATCAAAGAAAGAAGCGTTTGTACTGAAAAATACACCAAGGAACGCTGGATCCATCAGTGCTGCATCTTCAAATAGAAATGGGATTGCTAATAGAAGTAAAGATAACGAACATTTAATGGAGCAGGATAGATATATGCATTTGAGTCATACTTCACGCCATATGGGGCGTAGTAATAGTACTGCTAACATTTACCGGGAAGAGGAAAAGCATGGACCTTCTAAATTTTCAAATgtcaaaatatatgatattaataAGTACAATGAATGTTTTAATTCTTATTTAGTAAGTATCATTCAAAATATAGATgagttttttattaatgtaaaGAAAAGGAGCtacgtattttatttaaagaattatgaagagaaaataaatttgtctaaaaaatggaaaatatgtAGTGGTCTTGGTAGCATTTTTAATGGAAGAAATAGTTTTGAAAGTAATGTATGGAACCAAAATAATGTACATGAAAGGGGGTGCGTAGAGACGTATAGAAGAACTGATGATGGTTGCGGTATGGATGGGGTTAATATTGAAGTTGGGGGTATCGATGATAATTACATGAACGTGGTAAGGGGGAGTAAAGAGAACAATAATGTAAATGAGAGGGAAgggaaaaacgaaaaaaaggaCGAGCAGAATTACAACTAcaatttaaatgtttttctGAACGAAGGTGTGCAAAGTGTACACATAAATTGTGCGCTTGGAATTATTAACAGGATTAACAAAGAAGTGATTAAGATATACTTGAAAAATTTGGAACATgtggaaaaattattatttaaaaaaaaaataataatgttagataatgttataaaagtacataatattagcccttttaatgaaaaaacattttcTTACATAAATTTTGGAAGAGTCTTTAATTATGTATcatctcaaaaaaaaatggacataagaaattttaaaatggtaaaaaatatatacaaatataatgtatataaaatatttagtaaccattataaatattttataataaagaaaaaaaaaaaattaaagaaattttgttataccattaaatattttgatatatataaattgtgtCATTTCTGGTTTACTATATATTGTCAAAATGaactgaaaaaattattttacaaaaacctgaattttattgttaatttaCACAATTCACGAATAATagattttaaattaattaacaattatatattaaataaaatttacgaAAATGCAGCCGTTAGTTTTATTACTCCAAGTACATGTTGTAACATCAGGACGAttgattttttctttagaGATGATTTGTATCTTTGTAATAAAACGACAATGAACcatattatttacaaatatttcatattttactattgtaaaaaaaaattaaaaaaaaaaagatttaattattataattacaacTATCAAGATTTATATATAGCccaaaatttttttggaCAAAATACACACACGAAAAAGGTACCCAAGATATTACAAGACGATTTGGGAAAGAAGAGTGAAATTATTACAGTAGACAGGTAG